Proteins encoded by one window of Methanobacterium sp. CWC-01:
- a CDS encoding magnesium transporter — MDEDYLDSRTAQDSMISTVPRALPQDDLGSIKQLLSTQACQLGNIDYIYVINQQGHLDGVLSIKEVLSCMDSEVTAGEVMKQDLVVASPSTHQERLVYLALSHGIKSVPVVDEAGLFLGVVPYDQILRIFNHEVQSDVFNFGGIFHKVGEEYTTIKSSTKVMIRSRLPWLVVGVIGGTMAAGLIGNYEKLLSEYIVLAFFIPVMVYMSDAAGTQSEALIIRSMALEPKMSMKTYFLRELQVAAVIGLVSGALAAVASLLGWTQPVLSIIVGFSMFLSVIAAVIIATVAPLLFKKLKYDPAVATGPLATIVSDITTLAIYFTTAMVLTGMII; from the coding sequence ATGGACGAAGATTACCTAGATTCCAGGACGGCCCAGGACAGTATGATCAGCACCGTGCCCCGGGCACTTCCCCAGGATGACCTGGGAAGTATTAAACAACTCTTATCCACCCAGGCCTGTCAACTGGGAAACATTGACTACATATACGTCATAAATCAACAGGGACATCTAGATGGAGTGCTATCCATTAAGGAGGTTTTGAGCTGCATGGATAGTGAAGTGACTGCTGGAGAAGTTATGAAGCAGGATCTGGTGGTGGCCTCCCCCTCCACCCATCAGGAACGGTTAGTATACCTGGCCCTTTCCCATGGCATAAAGTCAGTGCCAGTGGTGGATGAGGCGGGTCTTTTCCTGGGAGTGGTTCCCTACGATCAGATACTGCGCATCTTCAACCACGAGGTGCAGAGTGACGTGTTTAACTTTGGGGGTATATTCCACAAGGTGGGAGAGGAGTACACCACCATCAAGTCCAGCACCAAGGTGATGATCCGCTCCCGACTCCCCTGGCTGGTGGTGGGAGTTATAGGGGGGACCATGGCCGCGGGTCTTATTGGTAACTATGAAAAACTACTATCAGAGTACATCGTCCTGGCCTTCTTCATACCGGTGATGGTGTACATGAGTGATGCGGCAGGAACCCAGTCCGAGGCCCTTATCATTCGCAGCATGGCCCTGGAGCCTAAAATGTCTATGAAGACCTACTTCTTAAGGGAATTGCAAGTGGCAGCGGTGATAGGGTTGGTATCTGGGGCTCTGGCTGCAGTTGCCTCGCTTTTAGGATGGACCCAACCAGTTTTGAGCATAATTGTGGGTTTTTCCATGTTTCTGAGTGTAATTGCCGCGGTGATCATTGCTACGGTGGCTCCCCTCCTTTTCAAGAAGCTGAAATACGACCCGGCAGTGGCCACCGGCCCACTAGCCACCATAGTCAGTGACATCACCACCCTGGCCATCTACTTCACCACCGCCATGGTCTTAACTGGCATGATCATCTAA